Proteins encoded by one window of Microbaculum marinisediminis:
- a CDS encoding ABC transporter ATP-binding protein: MLQMKEAGATPSQVALGQTAVGAAAGQSLVVTNVCKSFGGLQVLKDVSLDCAAGEIVGLIGPNGAGKSTLINAITSLMSVTSGEVTLGGVRVSNTTPQFCAASGLGRTFQNIKLFTRLTVRQNVEVAHTSGLRDRGSLSAGIDIDALLDQFDLSRFADWKAGALSYGSQRRLEIVRALALAPEFLLLDEPAAGMNAAETTALISAVRQASSQFRCGVIVIDHDLRFIVTLCSRIFVLDAGRIIASGTPAEVTKDPKVIEVYIGHSKNKKTKSREE; this comes from the coding sequence ATGCTTCAGATGAAGGAGGCGGGGGCAACCCCGTCGCAGGTAGCGCTTGGCCAAACGGCCGTCGGGGCGGCCGCTGGACAGTCTCTTGTCGTGACGAATGTCTGCAAGAGCTTCGGCGGGCTCCAGGTGCTGAAAGACGTCTCGCTCGACTGCGCCGCTGGCGAGATTGTCGGGCTGATCGGGCCGAACGGCGCCGGCAAATCCACCCTGATCAATGCGATAACCTCATTGATGTCGGTCACCTCTGGCGAGGTGACGCTAGGCGGTGTGCGGGTGTCGAACACCACGCCGCAATTCTGTGCGGCCTCGGGGCTGGGTCGTACGTTCCAGAATATCAAACTCTTTACGCGCCTGACCGTGCGCCAGAATGTCGAGGTGGCCCATACCTCGGGGCTGCGAGACCGCGGTTCTCTGAGTGCCGGGATCGACATCGATGCCCTGTTGGACCAGTTCGACCTGTCGCGCTTTGCCGATTGGAAGGCTGGTGCTCTGTCCTACGGCAGCCAGCGCCGTTTGGAGATTGTCCGGGCACTGGCGTTAGCGCCAGAATTTCTGCTTCTGGACGAGCCGGCGGCCGGGATGAACGCTGCCGAGACCACGGCACTTATCTCGGCGGTACGACAGGCTTCGTCCCAGTTTCGCTGTGGCGTGATTGTCATCGACCACGACCTTCGTTTCATCGTGACGCTCTGCAGCCGGATTTTCGTGCTGGACGCCGGGCGGATTATCGCATCGGGCACGCCCGCCGAGGTGACGAAGGATCCCAAAGTGATCGAGGTCTATATCGGCCATTCGAAAAACAAGAAGACCAAATCAAGAGAGGAGTAA
- a CDS encoding FadR/GntR family transcriptional regulator, with protein sequence MNDNETHDRTPSDPPEPDQGDEHLIQGVIGSIRPAATYELVVEQVKRAIFLGRFMPGDKLPAERDLAAQMMVSRTTIREAMRVLEGEGLIQVKRGMMGGLIVKAQNELQPHEIQSYMETRRAQLDHIFEYRIANECMATRLAATRRTEEQLDRLESMLKAMGRLCETPEMRAITPNIARFRALDSEFHLLLAEASGNPFLFRAVEDARTEMFLPIGKVFKRLEDTANEHHEAIFSAVQSKDPDRAAEAMRQHILTSRESLEALMPQNEDQT encoded by the coding sequence GTGAACGACAACGAAACACACGATCGCACACCGTCGGATCCGCCGGAGCCGGATCAAGGAGATGAGCATCTGATCCAGGGTGTCATCGGCAGCATCCGCCCCGCCGCCACCTATGAGCTCGTCGTGGAGCAGGTCAAACGCGCGATTTTTCTCGGCCGTTTCATGCCTGGCGACAAGCTGCCGGCCGAACGCGATCTCGCGGCTCAAATGATGGTCTCGCGCACCACCATTCGCGAGGCCATGCGCGTACTGGAGGGCGAGGGCCTCATCCAGGTCAAACGCGGCATGATGGGTGGGCTGATCGTCAAGGCGCAGAACGAACTGCAGCCGCATGAGATCCAAAGCTATATGGAGACCAGGCGGGCGCAGCTCGACCATATTTTCGAGTATCGTATCGCAAACGAATGCATGGCGACCCGGCTCGCGGCCACCCGACGCACCGAAGAGCAGCTCGACCGTCTGGAGTCCATGCTCAAGGCCATGGGCCGGCTATGCGAAACGCCGGAGATGCGCGCGATCACCCCCAACATCGCTCGTTTCCGCGCACTCGATTCCGAGTTCCATCTGTTGCTGGCCGAGGCCTCGGGCAATCCGTTTCTCTTCCGCGCAGTGGAGGACGCCCGCACCGAGATGTTCCTGCCAATCGGGAAGGTCTTCAAACGTCTCGAAGACACGGCAAACGAACACCACGAGGCAATCTTCTCTGCGGTCCAGAGCAAAGATCCCGACCGCGCCGCCGAGGCGATGCGCCAGCACATCCTGACCAGCCGCGAAAGCCTGGAAGCGCTGATGCCGCAGAATGAGGACCAAACCTAG
- a CDS encoding SDR family NAD(P)-dependent oxidoreductase, whose translation MKLKSKSAVVTGAGGGIGAAIALKLARDGARVAVADLNLANAEQTAQSVRDAGGEAIAIGANVAVDAEVAAMIASTVEAFGGLDVLVNNAGIVHPADNALEDTTEEAWDATMAVNLKSIFLTSRHALAPLENGGGAIVNIASVVGLMGSYPSQIAYTASKGGVISLTRELGVALARRGIRVNAIAPGVTATQMGAQIVKEDEAWQLRRLHIPMGRLGLPEEIAAATAFLASEEASYLTAQCIAVDGGMTGAYLTPSD comes from the coding sequence ATGAAGCTGAAATCTAAATCCGCCGTGGTCACGGGAGCTGGCGGCGGCATCGGTGCCGCCATCGCCCTGAAACTTGCACGCGATGGCGCGCGGGTGGCGGTCGCGGATCTGAACCTGGCGAATGCCGAACAGACCGCGCAGAGTGTTCGCGACGCGGGCGGAGAAGCCATCGCCATCGGCGCCAATGTCGCGGTGGATGCCGAGGTCGCCGCAATGATCGCCAGCACCGTGGAGGCTTTCGGCGGCCTCGACGTCCTGGTGAACAATGCCGGCATCGTTCATCCGGCGGACAACGCGCTGGAGGACACCACGGAAGAGGCCTGGGACGCCACGATGGCCGTGAACCTGAAGAGCATCTTCCTCACGTCCCGCCACGCGCTCGCACCGTTGGAGAACGGCGGCGGCGCAATCGTCAACATCGCCTCTGTCGTTGGCCTGATGGGGTCCTATCCGTCGCAGATCGCCTATACCGCTTCGAAGGGCGGAGTGATTTCGCTGACCCGGGAACTCGGCGTGGCGCTGGCGCGCAGGGGCATCCGGGTGAACGCGATTGCCCCAGGCGTCACCGCAACGCAGATGGGGGCGCAAATCGTGAAGGAAGACGAGGCATGGCAGCTCCGGCGGCTGCACATCCCGATGGGCCGCCTCGGCCTGCCCGAGGAGATCGCGGCCGCGACCGCCTTTCTCGCGTCCGAAGAGGCCAGCTATCTCACCGCACAATGCATCGCGGTCGACGGCGGGATGACCGGCGCCTATCTCACGCCGTCCGATTGA
- a CDS encoding branched-chain amino acid ABC transporter permease: MDYLLQQLLNALSLGGEYALLALGLAIVFSVMGLVNFAHGDLITVGGYAMFLVVVYLGLSNPVMLLPVGVLSVVLFAVFLEKVAFKPVRGAPPTTGMLMAFGISILIQNIALIFVGTRPKPVPTADFLMTNITIGSVRIPMVQILETAVTVVAISLLVVFLRRTTIGMAMRAAAKDVSTVRLMGIRADRVVTTAFAISGFLAGLATVFILARRGAVDPFMGFTPVLKAFVAAVIGGFGSLPGAVLGGFALGISEVMLQVILPDYMAGFRDAFIFTAVGVLLLVRPQGILGERPDFGEKS, encoded by the coding sequence ATGGATTACCTTCTGCAGCAATTGCTGAACGCGCTCAGCCTGGGCGGCGAATACGCGCTTCTGGCCCTGGGATTGGCCATCGTCTTTTCCGTCATGGGGCTGGTGAATTTCGCCCATGGCGATCTGATCACCGTGGGCGGCTATGCGATGTTCCTGGTGGTCGTCTATCTCGGGCTCTCCAACCCGGTGATGCTTCTGCCGGTAGGCGTGCTCTCCGTCGTTCTGTTCGCCGTCTTCCTGGAGAAGGTTGCGTTCAAGCCGGTGCGGGGCGCGCCGCCCACGACCGGCATGCTGATGGCCTTCGGGATCTCGATCCTGATCCAGAACATCGCGCTGATCTTCGTCGGCACCCGTCCTAAGCCGGTACCAACCGCCGATTTCCTGATGACCAACATCACCATCGGCTCGGTCCGCATTCCGATGGTCCAGATCCTGGAAACGGCCGTGACCGTCGTCGCGATTTCCCTTCTGGTCGTCTTTTTGCGCCGCACCACCATCGGCATGGCGATGCGAGCGGCCGCCAAGGATGTGAGCACGGTGCGCCTGATGGGGATTCGCGCTGACCGCGTCGTCACCACGGCCTTCGCCATCTCGGGCTTCCTGGCGGGACTTGCCACCGTCTTTATTCTGGCCCGCCGCGGCGCCGTCGATCCCTTCATGGGCTTCACCCCGGTACTCAAAGCCTTTGTCGCGGCCGTGATCGGCGGTTTCGGCAGCTTGCCCGGCGCCGTGCTCGGCGGCTTCGCCTTGGGGATATCCGAGGTCATGCTCCAGGTCATCCTGCCCGATTACATGGCGGGTTTCCGGGATGCCTTCATCTTTACCGCTGTCGGCGTGCTCCTGTTGGTCCGTCCCCAAGGCATCCTTGGTGAGCGTCCGGATTTCGGAGAGAAATCATGA
- a CDS encoding branched-chain amino acid ABC transporter permease has product MKIHKRTLSGTLVLAAVVILAGILVASFAEPYHQRLFFTFLVNLIVVVGLQVFMGNSDITHFGHVGFMGISAYVVAILATPIAIKRTALATAPFGLNTIQISPVVAVIVAVLVTLAIASLVGVMMVRQNGVPATIATMAFLVVVHVVLVNWVDLTRGPRAFYGIPVAATLSWAVAAAVFAIVAARVFRDSKWGLQLRAASEDLAAASAVGVRIRKLRFAAWMLSAFLMAIAGALFALFVGTISPKSFYFDLTFLTLAMLILGGMHSVTGSVLGCVMVTVGVELMRYLESGPTIAGMELPDMFGLTGFFLGLIIVLSMTFRPSGLMGSNEVDDVWYRRKVRKTALEVA; this is encoded by the coding sequence ATGAAGATTCATAAACGCACTCTGTCCGGGACGCTGGTACTGGCGGCTGTCGTCATCCTTGCCGGCATTCTCGTCGCGTCCTTCGCCGAACCGTATCATCAGCGTCTATTCTTCACCTTTCTCGTCAACCTGATCGTTGTGGTGGGGCTGCAGGTCTTCATGGGGAATTCCGACATCACCCATTTCGGCCATGTCGGCTTCATGGGGATCTCGGCCTATGTGGTTGCGATCCTCGCAACGCCCATCGCGATCAAGCGGACCGCCCTGGCCACCGCGCCTTTCGGGCTGAATACGATCCAGATATCACCGGTGGTGGCGGTGATCGTGGCGGTTCTCGTCACGCTCGCGATTGCCTCCCTCGTCGGGGTGATGATGGTGCGCCAGAACGGTGTGCCCGCGACCATCGCGACGATGGCGTTCCTCGTCGTGGTTCATGTGGTGCTGGTGAACTGGGTCGATCTAACCCGTGGTCCGCGGGCCTTCTACGGGATCCCGGTTGCGGCCACGCTGAGCTGGGCCGTCGCCGCCGCCGTCTTCGCCATCGTGGCGGCTCGGGTGTTCCGGGACTCAAAGTGGGGTTTGCAGCTGCGTGCCGCATCCGAAGATCTGGCCGCGGCAAGCGCGGTTGGCGTGCGTATCCGCAAACTGCGCTTTGCCGCCTGGATGCTCAGCGCCTTTCTGATGGCTATCGCCGGAGCGCTCTTTGCGCTCTTCGTGGGAACGATAAGTCCGAAGAGCTTCTATTTCGACCTGACCTTCCTGACGCTGGCGATGCTCATCCTCGGCGGGATGCACAGCGTGACCGGCTCGGTGCTGGGCTGCGTCATGGTCACCGTCGGCGTAGAGCTCATGCGCTATCTCGAAAGCGGCCCGACCATCGCTGGGATGGAGCTGCCGGACATGTTCGGTCTGACCGGTTTCTTCCTCGGCCTGATCATCGTGCTGTCCATGACGTTCCGCCCGTCCGGGCTGATGGGCTCGAACGAAGTGGATGATGTCTGGTACCGCCGGAAGGTGCGCAAGACCGCACTGGAGGTGGCGTGA
- a CDS encoding ABC transporter substrate-binding protein, with product MSELRNKCLPALLASAALVASAAVPAVAEDDGLVIGYAAAVTGPYAPYDSPDGVSCRVDQINEAGGINGKPVELQIRDTKSDPVTAANVAQELIDAGADVLLGPPTDDGLIPIAGMAMAQSIPVLAVGATQPAFPQAAPDNGYLVPYGDNASAAAAAEAAYAAGHRKAVLMIAHDVGAYSLLTPEYFAQAFERLGGEIVGRVAYHHGLADYTPQVTEIRNLDEQPDMIFAAILVPDAGVLVRTLASSDVNIPVYGTDGFDDPSFIEVAGKGAGLATFSTHGFPSEGSALKAFYEDCTARGYTVQNIFFGLGGEAVEVVKTATEAAGSFEPSAINAAIREIDGMKGIVADSITYKGQNGTPLKKMVIIQVKDGAFTPVQSIIPSWVAQP from the coding sequence ATGTCTGAACTTCGGAATAAATGTCTTCCCGCCCTTCTGGCCAGCGCTGCGCTGGTTGCCTCCGCGGCCGTGCCGGCCGTAGCCGAGGATGACGGTCTGGTTATCGGCTATGCCGCCGCCGTCACCGGACCCTATGCGCCCTATGACAGCCCCGACGGCGTGTCCTGCCGCGTCGACCAGATCAACGAGGCGGGCGGGATCAACGGCAAGCCTGTCGAACTGCAAATCCGCGACACCAAGAGCGATCCGGTCACCGCCGCCAACGTGGCGCAGGAATTGATCGACGCGGGCGCCGACGTCCTGCTTGGCCCGCCGACGGATGACGGCTTGATCCCGATCGCGGGCATGGCGATGGCGCAGAGCATCCCGGTCCTGGCGGTCGGTGCCACCCAGCCGGCCTTCCCCCAGGCAGCGCCCGATAACGGCTATCTCGTGCCTTATGGTGACAATGCCTCGGCCGCCGCTGCAGCCGAGGCCGCCTATGCCGCCGGGCATCGCAAGGCGGTTCTCATGATCGCCCACGACGTCGGTGCCTACTCGTTGCTGACGCCGGAATACTTCGCCCAGGCCTTCGAGCGGCTGGGTGGCGAGATCGTGGGGCGCGTCGCCTATCACCACGGGCTGGCCGACTATACCCCGCAGGTTACGGAGATCCGCAATCTCGACGAACAGCCGGATATGATCTTCGCCGCTATCCTGGTGCCCGATGCAGGCGTTCTCGTCCGTACGCTGGCCAGTTCAGACGTGAACATCCCGGTCTATGGCACCGATGGGTTTGACGATCCGTCCTTCATCGAGGTGGCCGGGAAGGGGGCCGGTCTCGCCACATTCTCCACCCACGGGTTCCCGTCCGAGGGCAGTGCCCTGAAGGCGTTCTACGAGGATTGCACCGCGCGCGGATATACCGTCCAGAACATCTTCTTCGGTCTCGGCGGCGAGGCGGTCGAAGTGGTCAAGACGGCGACCGAGGCCGCAGGTTCGTTCGAGCCTTCGGCGATCAACGCGGCGATCCGCGAGATCGACGGGATGAAGGGCATCGTCGCCGACTCCATCACCTACAAGGGCCAGAACGGCACGCCCCTGAAGAAGATGGTGATCATTCAGGTCAAGGACGGCGCCTTCACGCCGGTGCAGAGCATCATCCCGAGTTGGGTGGCGCAGCCGTAA
- a CDS encoding glutamine synthetase family protein, with translation MTEQAIPLNKIALDGMVSGEIDLVQMEVPDLNGTLRGKFVSAKKVAAGGKSAVCTVLYQLTPADDVWESEHSSYDNGFPDALGVPDMSTAIRLPWRDGMAAVLYDVVYPNGTQFPLSPRSVLRRVAERFEETGYTPMFGMEFEAFIFHADRGVLAENRHHELTSLGRMHNAYRLTQAEEARELGAEFIRRMRSIGITVEVFHTELGYGAVEFALAPAPAMQAADNAARAKTYFRELCAERGLVPSFMAKWKTDESGCGGHVHQSVWKDGENAFYDPKAGDDLSLVGRQYLAGLLAGLSDCGVLFRPTVNSFRRFSVQAWAPENVSWGYDNRSAALRVITYPTPNACRIEHRVPGADVNPWLAVAAMLAGGHLGIDRTLVPQRAAQGNAVKAGNFPRLADNLGDATEVFAASEFCRDYFGAEFVDQYAASRRVELQHWNDWLASEVTSFELRRYFETS, from the coding sequence ATGACGGAACAGGCGATCCCGCTCAACAAGATTGCGCTCGACGGAATGGTCTCCGGTGAGATCGATCTGGTGCAGATGGAGGTCCCCGATCTCAACGGGACCCTTCGGGGCAAATTCGTCTCAGCGAAGAAGGTCGCGGCCGGGGGCAAGAGCGCTGTCTGCACTGTGCTCTATCAGCTCACGCCGGCGGACGATGTCTGGGAGTCGGAACACAGCTCCTACGACAACGGCTTTCCCGATGCGTTGGGAGTGCCTGATATGTCCACGGCGATCCGTTTGCCCTGGCGCGACGGAATGGCGGCGGTGCTCTATGACGTGGTTTATCCGAACGGAACGCAGTTTCCGCTGTCGCCGCGCAGTGTCCTGCGCCGCGTCGCGGAGCGGTTCGAGGAGACCGGCTACACGCCGATGTTCGGCATGGAGTTTGAGGCCTTCATTTTTCATGCCGATCGCGGGGTCCTCGCGGAGAACCGTCATCACGAATTGACGTCTCTGGGACGGATGCACAACGCCTACCGGTTGACCCAGGCGGAAGAGGCGCGCGAACTCGGGGCCGAATTCATCCGCCGGATGCGCAGTATCGGCATCACGGTAGAGGTCTTTCATACCGAGCTGGGCTATGGCGCGGTGGAGTTCGCGCTGGCGCCGGCACCGGCGATGCAGGCCGCCGACAACGCCGCCCGGGCCAAGACCTATTTCCGCGAGCTTTGCGCCGAACGCGGCCTGGTCCCGAGCTTCATGGCGAAATGGAAGACCGATGAGTCCGGCTGCGGCGGCCACGTCCATCAGAGCGTCTGGAAGGATGGCGAGAACGCCTTTTACGATCCCAAGGCGGGCGATGATCTCTCGCTGGTGGGCAGACAGTATCTGGCCGGCCTTCTGGCCGGGCTTTCCGATTGCGGTGTTCTGTTCCGACCGACGGTCAATTCCTTCCGCCGTTTCAGCGTGCAGGCCTGGGCGCCGGAGAATGTGTCCTGGGGGTACGACAACCGCAGCGCCGCTCTGCGCGTCATCACCTATCCGACGCCCAATGCCTGCCGGATCGAGCATCGTGTGCCAGGGGCGGACGTAAACCCATGGTTGGCGGTCGCGGCGATGCTCGCAGGTGGGCATCTGGGGATCGACCGGACGCTGGTGCCGCAGCGCGCGGCTCAGGGCAATGCGGTCAAGGCGGGGAATTTCCCGAGATTGGCGGACAACCTGGGCGATGCGACGGAGGTTTTTGCCGCCTCTGAGTTCTGTCGCGACTACTTCGGCGCCGAATTTGTCGACCAGTACGCCGCCTCGAGGCGAGTCGAGTTGCAGCACTGGAACGATTGGCTGGCCAGCGAGGTCACCAGCTTCGAGCTCCGACGATACTTCGAGACCAGTTAA
- a CDS encoding ABC transporter ATP-binding protein, with protein MFTADGISVSYGPIRAVRDVSIDVSEGEIVTLLGPNGAGKSSLISALIGLVPKAGGQTSFRGEDVTGLSTEALVRRGMTVTPEGRKVFADLTVAENLRLGAATRKDHDGIAEDTEKYLEMFPILRERFHSAAKYMSGGEQQMLAISRSLMSRPKLLMLDEPSLGLAPRIVDQIFEFLVKLREWGLTILVVEQNAGDVLEFADRAFVLASGALQFAGTAKELRETGDVMEMYLGLEAH; from the coding sequence ATGTTCACGGCAGACGGCATATCGGTTTCTTACGGCCCTATCCGGGCCGTAAGAGACGTCAGTATCGACGTCTCCGAAGGGGAGATCGTCACCTTGCTGGGCCCGAACGGCGCAGGGAAATCCAGCCTGATTTCGGCGTTGATCGGGCTGGTTCCGAAGGCCGGCGGGCAGACCTCGTTTCGCGGCGAAGATGTCACCGGCCTGTCGACCGAAGCCCTCGTTCGGCGGGGGATGACGGTGACGCCCGAGGGACGGAAGGTCTTTGCCGACCTGACCGTGGCGGAGAACTTGCGCCTCGGCGCGGCGACACGCAAAGACCATGACGGGATCGCCGAAGATACCGAGAAATACCTTGAGATGTTCCCGATCCTGAGGGAGCGCTTCCATTCGGCGGCGAAATACATGTCGGGCGGCGAACAGCAGATGCTGGCGATCTCTCGGTCGCTGATGTCGCGCCCGAAGCTGCTGATGCTCGACGAGCCCTCGCTCGGGCTCGCCCCCCGCATCGTCGATCAGATCTTCGAGTTCCTCGTGAAGTTGCGGGAATGGGGGCTGACCATTCTGGTCGTCGAGCAGAATGCCGGCGATGTTCTCGAATTTGCCGACCGGGCCTTTGTCCTGGCGAGCGGCGCGTTGCAGTTCGCAGGCACCGCCAAAGAGCTGCGCGAAACCGGCGACGTGATGGAAATGTACCTGGGGCTAGAGGCGCACTGA
- a CDS encoding SDR family NAD(P)-dependent oxidoreductase, whose translation MDATLENRIAVVTGAGGGIGLAVAQELARLGARVEALDLKTPPQGALPEAAQFTQVDLRDGDSIGRAVERIAATHGRIDYLVNCAGVCLFERDGSVLSTEPAAFDLTFDVNLNGVIRMVRAVVPHMRACGGGAMVHIASVVGLRNMENIVAGGPADAYQLSKAAVVSLSRSLAMQLAPENIRSNTVCPGSIVTPMTEEIYAQNDRVSAMERRTPIGRIGRPHDVAAAVAFLLSDRASFITGVDLPVDGGLMAKL comes from the coding sequence ATGGATGCAACTCTGGAAAACCGGATCGCCGTGGTCACGGGAGCCGGCGGCGGCATCGGTCTGGCGGTTGCGCAGGAACTCGCCCGGTTGGGCGCGCGTGTCGAGGCTCTGGACCTGAAGACGCCGCCGCAGGGCGCATTGCCGGAGGCGGCGCAGTTCACCCAGGTGGATCTGCGTGACGGCGATTCGATTGGCCGGGCGGTGGAGCGGATCGCCGCGACCCATGGCCGGATCGACTATCTGGTGAACTGTGCCGGCGTCTGCCTTTTCGAACGCGACGGTTCGGTTCTGAGCACCGAGCCCGCGGCCTTCGACCTGACGTTTGACGTGAACCTCAACGGGGTCATCCGGATGGTGCGCGCCGTCGTGCCCCATATGCGCGCCTGCGGTGGTGGGGCGATGGTGCACATCGCCAGCGTCGTGGGGCTGCGCAACATGGAAAATATCGTTGCCGGCGGACCCGCCGACGCCTACCAGCTTTCCAAAGCCGCGGTGGTATCGCTGTCGCGGTCGCTCGCCATGCAGCTCGCGCCGGAGAATATCCGCTCCAACACGGTCTGCCCGGGGTCGATCGTGACGCCGATGACCGAGGAGATTTATGCCCAGAACGACCGCGTCTCCGCGATGGAGAGGCGTACGCCGATCGGCAGGATCGGACGACCTCACGACGTAGCGGCTGCCGTGGCTTTCCTGCTGTCGGACCGCGCCTCCTTCATTACGGGTGTGGACCTCCCGGTAGACGGCGGTTTGATGGCGAAACTTTAG
- a CDS encoding flavin-containing monooxygenase — translation MPKTESVLVGEHGRDIPQSCDVVIVGGGVGGIYALYQMRQRGLSVRLFEAGSDVGGTWYWNSYPGARVDIPSYEYSYSFDPELQQEWRWPEKYSAQPELQKYFRHVVDRYDLREYITFDTRVTATRFDEATNRWHVETDGGEKVDCRFLILATGPLSEPIFPRVEGIDRFKGVSIHTGQWAQGGPDVKGKRVAVIGTGSTGAQVSPELAKEAEKLYLVQRTPAYSVPSQNRPLSDDEHREVLENYDAIRARARKNRSNLGIDVCDDSALDVDAETRDRIYEERWEMGGLGFTAAFGDLYTSVEANGTAAEFVRKKIRQIVMDQGLADHLMPDTLIGAKRLCVDNGYFQMFNRNNVELVDLRENNLIEITEGGLLMERGEIPVDVIVFATGFDAITGALLKIDIRGRDGLSLREAWADGPETWLGIGTAGFPNLFLVNGPGSPAGLANMVVLAEDNVNWIADCIAHMERAGAETIEADKAAQSEWAERLTEMAEASIYPLANSWYVGANVPGKPRKFVSHMDYPEYLKACQQSAKAGYSGFLLK, via the coding sequence ATGCCAAAAACCGAAAGCGTGCTGGTCGGCGAACACGGCCGGGATATCCCTCAAAGCTGCGACGTTGTGATCGTCGGCGGCGGTGTCGGCGGCATCTACGCTCTTTACCAGATGAGGCAGCGCGGTCTGTCCGTCCGCCTTTTCGAGGCTGGCAGCGACGTCGGCGGAACGTGGTACTGGAACAGCTACCCCGGCGCCCGCGTCGACATTCCAAGCTATGAATATTCCTACAGCTTCGATCCGGAGTTGCAGCAGGAGTGGCGCTGGCCGGAGAAATATTCGGCTCAGCCTGAGCTGCAGAAGTATTTCCGCCATGTTGTCGATCGTTATGACTTGCGCGAATACATCACCTTCGACACCCGAGTGACCGCGACCCGCTTCGACGAGGCGACGAACCGCTGGCATGTCGAAACCGACGGCGGCGAGAAGGTCGACTGCCGCTTCCTGATCCTGGCTACAGGTCCGCTGTCTGAGCCTATCTTTCCGCGCGTGGAGGGAATTGACCGCTTCAAGGGCGTGTCCATCCACACCGGCCAATGGGCCCAGGGTGGTCCGGATGTAAAGGGAAAGCGCGTGGCCGTGATCGGGACCGGTTCGACCGGCGCGCAGGTTTCGCCGGAACTCGCGAAGGAGGCGGAGAAGCTCTACCTTGTCCAGCGCACACCGGCCTATTCGGTCCCCTCGCAGAACCGTCCGCTGAGCGACGATGAGCATAGAGAGGTTCTCGAGAACTACGATGCGATCCGGGCCCGGGCGCGCAAGAACCGCTCGAACCTCGGGATCGACGTCTGCGACGACTCTGCGCTGGACGTCGATGCGGAGACCCGCGACCGCATTTACGAGGAACGCTGGGAGATGGGCGGCCTCGGCTTCACGGCCGCGTTCGGGGATCTCTATACTTCGGTCGAGGCCAACGGAACGGCGGCGGAATTTGTCCGCAAGAAGATCCGCCAGATCGTCATGGATCAGGGTCTCGCCGACCACCTGATGCCCGACACCCTTATCGGCGCCAAGCGTCTGTGTGTCGACAATGGTTATTTCCAGATGTTCAACCGCAACAATGTCGAACTTGTCGACCTGCGGGAGAACAACCTGATCGAGATCACCGAAGGCGGTCTCCTGATGGAAAGGGGGGAGATCCCGGTTGACGTGATCGTGTTCGCGACCGGGTTCGACGCTATCACCGGGGCGCTGCTCAAGATCGATATCCGGGGGCGCGACGGACTATCGCTCCGCGAGGCTTGGGCGGACGGGCCGGAAACCTGGCTCGGTATCGGCACGGCCGGCTTCCCCAACCTCTTCCTGGTGAACGGTCCGGGCAGCCCGGCCGGTCTGGCCAACATGGTTGTACTCGCCGAAGACAACGTGAACTGGATCGCCGATTGCATCGCGCACATGGAGCGCGCAGGGGCCGAGACCATCGAGGCGGACAAGGCCGCGCAATCGGAGTGGGCCGAACGTCTGACCGAAATGGCCGAAGCCTCGATCTACCCGCTGGCGAACTCCTGGTACGTCGGCGCCAATGTACCGGGCAAGCCGCGCAAGTTCGTTTCGCACATGGATTATCCGGAATACCTCAAGGCCTGCCAACAGTCGGCGAAGGCGGGCTATTCGGGATTTCTCCTCAAATAG